The DNA window CCGATCAATCCGGGCGACAAATGCCGTTTCTGCAGCAGGTGCATTTATGCACAGGAACGGTGCTTTGACTCGGGGCCGAAGCTTGAGGAGGCTGGAAACGGACATTATATAGCCTGCCATTACTGGAAGGAGATAGCGGACGGAGCGCTGAAACCGCAGACGGCGCAGAAGACGCGGGAGGAGGCCGGATGAAGCCGCCTTCCCTGAGGCCGGTCAACCAGCTTAATTATGCCTGCGTGCCTTACCCTACGACCCTTGAAAGAGGGGAGCGTTTGCAAAAACCGTATCCCAGCGTGGCCGTGGCCGGCTGCGGCCTGTGCTGCATCTGCATGATGGTGGAATTTATGACGGGGAAGCTGCTTCCCATCAAAGGGTGTATTGAGCTGTCCGTGGAATCGGGGGCCAATGTTTTCGGCACCGATATGAAGCGCCTGGGAGAGGCGGCGGCAGAGTTGTACGGGCTGCGGTTTGAGACGGCGGGAGGAATGGATGATCTGCGCAAATGCCTGGGAGAGGGCGGCTGTGCGGTGGTGAACGTGGGGAGAAAAAACGGCATTTTCTCCGACGGAGGCCATTACCTGTTTGCGGCCGGGATGGACGGGGACGAAAACGGACGCGGCACGGATAGACCGGAGCGGATATGGTTTCTGGACCCCTCTTTTACAAAACAGAAATACGAAAGGCCGGACCGACGGGAAAAAGTTGAATTGAAGGAGCCGTACATCCTGGCGGAGCCGGATACGGTGGAAACGGAATGCGCCTCCCGCCATCCGGCATTCTACCTGTTTTACAGGTAAAAAATTGTTAAATAAAAATACGAAGAATCGGCTGCCATGGGAAATTTATGGCAGCCTTTTTTGTCGTTTCTGTATGAAACACCAGTCGAAAAAAATAAATTTTGTATTAATTTTTATACAAAAAACGGTCGATTATCTTAAATTTCCCAATTGTTAAAAACATTTACCTATGCTATACTATACGCGATAGCTTTTAACCCTGGAAGTGATAAAAAATTCACGAAAATCTGATAAAAAATTCACATCCGGGAGAGAAAATCTAACTAGAGAAAGAGGGTTTATTTGATGGGTTTGGCTACATTTATAGGCGGCATTCATCCTTATGAGGGAAAAGAACTGTCTGAGGATAAACCGATCCAGGTAATCGTTCCTGAAAAGGGCGAAGAGATGGTATATCCGCTGTCCCAGCACATTGGCGCTCCTGCAAAACCACTGGTTGCCAAAGGCGACCAGGTACTGAAAGGTCAGATTATTGCAGAGGCCGGAGGCTTTATTTCCGCCAATGTTTTAAGTTCTGTTTCCGGTACGGTAAAGGGGATCGAACCGAGACTGGTAGCGAATGGTGCAATGGTACAGTCTATCATCGTAGAGAACGATGGGGAAGAGAATGCGATTGAAGGTTTTGGTAACGAGAGGGATTACACAAAGCTTTCTAAGGAAGAAATCAGAAATATCATTAAAGAAGCCGGTATTGTCGGCTTAGGCGGAGCCGGTTTCCCAACCCATGTGAAGCTGACGCCGAAGGATGAGGCTGCCATCGATCACGTAATTGTGAACGGCGCAGAGTGCGAGCCTTACCTGACGAGCGACTACCGTGTAATGATGGAGCGTCCGGAACAGATTATCGGCGGACTGAAAGTCATCCTCCAGTTATTTGACAATGCAAAGGGAATCATCGGCATTGAGAATAACAAACCGGAAGCGATCAAGAAACTGACGGAGATGGTAAAAGATGAGCCGAGAATTGAGGTATGTCCGCTGCTTACCAAGTATCCGCAGGGCGGTGAGCGTACCCTGATTTATGCCGTTACCGGAAGAGAAATCAATTCTTCCATGCTGCCGGCAGACGCAGGCTGTGTTGTTGACAACATTGACACTGTGGCTGCTATTTATAATGCAGTCTGCAAATCTACGCCGCTGATGCGTAAGATTATCACGGTAACAGGCGATGCCGTAGCGAATCCTCAGAACTTTGAGGTAAGGCTGGGAACGAATTACAACAGACTTAAAGAAGCCGCAGGCGGATTTAAGGAAGAACCAGAGAAGATGATTTCCGGCGGGCCAATGATGGGCCAGGCCTTATTCAGCCTTGACTTCCCGGTGGCCAAGACATCTTCTGCACTGACTACATTCACAAAAGACCAGGTTGCAGCAATGGATCCGACTCCGTGTATCCGGTGCGGAAAGTGTGTGGACGTATGTCCCGAACACCTTGTGCCGCAGATGATGATGGACGCCGCGGAGCGTCACGACATGGAGAAATTCCAGAAGCTGAACGGTATGGAATGTGTGGAATGCGGCTGCTGTGCATATACATGCCCGGCCAAGAGACCGCTGACACAGGCATTCAAAGAGCTGCGTAAAGCAGTGGCGGCCAGCCGCAGAAAGTAGGAGGTGTGAAGAAATGGGAAAATTATTTAACGTATCGTCATCACCTCATGTAAGAAGTAAACATTCCACCCAGGCAATCATGTTTGACGTGGCAATTGCAATGCTTCCTGCATCCATTTACGGTGTATGGCAGTTCGGTATGCACGCACTTCTTGTACTGATTGCTACAGTTGTATCCTGCGTACTTTCCGAATATATTTTTGAGAAACTGATGAAAAAACCGATTACCGTTTATGACGGCAGCGCCGTTGTTACCGGTATGATCCTTGCGCTCAACATGCCTCCTCAGATTCCGGTCTGGATGCCATGCCTGGGCGGTGTATTCGCCATCATCATTGTAAAACAGATGTACGGCGGTCTTGGCCAGAACTGGATGAACCCGGCCCTGGCGGCAAGATGTTTCCTGCTTATTTCATTCGCAGGCAAGATGACCACATTTACCGAGCCGTTCTCCGATGCAGTAGCCAGTGCAACTCCAATGGCTATGTTAAAGGCAGGGGAGCAGGTGGATGTAACGGCTATGTTTATCGGACGTATCCCTGGAACCATCGGTGAGGTTTCCGTGATTGCACTGTTAATCGGCGCCGCTTATCTGGTATTCAGAAAGGTTATCACACTGCGTATCCCGCTTACATATATTGCAACGGTTGCAATCTTTGCCGCAATCTACAGCGGATTCGATGTAAGCTACATTCTGGCCCATGTATGCGGCGGCGGTTTGATTTTTGGCGCCTTCTTCATGGCAACTGATTATGTAACAAGCCCGATTACACCAAAGGGACAGTATGTATTCGGTATCGCCCTGGGACTTCTGACAGGCCTCTTCCGTATCTTCGGCGGCTCTGCAGAGGGTGTTTCCTATGCGATTATCTTCTGTAACATCCTGGTTCCGTTAATCGAGAAGTTCACCCTTCCGACTGCATTTGGAAAAAAGGGAGGTAAGAAATAATGGCAGCTAAATCCGGATTTATGAAAGACGCCTTTATCCTTTTTGCAATCACCCTGATTTCCGGTATTGCGCTGGGAGGCGTATATGAAGTGACAAAAGGCCCGATCGAAAAGGCCACAATTGAAGCAAACAACAAGACTTACAGAGGTGTGTTCCCGGAGGCTTCCTCCTTTGAGGAGTCAAGCGAAATCAACCTGGAAGAATGCAATACACAGCTTGCAACATCCGCTTTCGGCGGTGTCGGCGTTGAGACCGTTATGGTGGCAAAGGACGACGCGGGCAGTGACCTCGGATATGTAGTCAATTCCTATTCCAATGACAGCTACGGCGGAAAAGTAGCCATCTCCGTCGGCATTAAGGAAGACGGAAGCATTACCGCCATCGGTTTCCGCGAAATCAGCGATACGCCGGGTCTGGGCCTTAAGGCGAAGGAAGACGCGTTCAGAACCCAGTATGACGGTAAAACCGCTACGGAGCTCACCGTTGTAAAGGGCGGCAATGCCGGCGATGCTGAGATCAATGCCATCAGCGGCGCGACCATTACGTCCAAGGCAGTAACCAATGCGGTAAATGCAGCCCTGTACTGCAAACAGAATTTCATAGACTAACAGGAGGTGGGAGATATGAACAAATATACAGAACGTATTACAAACGGTATTATTAAAGAAAACCCAACCTTCGTGTTAATGTTAGGTATGTGTCCGACCCTGGCAGTTACAACATCTGCCGTAAACGGTCTGGGCATGGGACTTTCCACAACAGCCGTTCTTGTATTTTCAAACTTAATTATTGCGGCGCTGCGTAAGATTATTCCGGATCGTGTGCGTATCCCGGCATTCATCGTTATCGTGGCAACCCTTGTAACCGTAGTCCAGCTTTTGATGCAGGGATATGTACCTTCCCTTTACGCATCGCTGGGTATCTACATTCCGTTAATCGTAGTTAACTGTATCATCCTTGGCCGTGCCGAATCTTACGCTTCTAAGAATGATGCAATTTCCTCCCTTTTCGACGGACTTGGTATGGGTCTTGGATTCTCCATCGCCCTGACCTGTATCGGTATTTTCCGTGAATTCCTGGGCGGCGGAGCTTTCTTCGGCAAACAGATTATCCCGGAAGATTTCCACATTTCGATCTTTGTGCTTGCTCCGGGTGCGTTCTTTGTCCTTGCAATCCTGACCGCGCTCCAGAATAAGTTCAAAGCTCCTTCTGCAACCAACGGTTCCGTGCCTCAGTCCAATCTGGCATGCGGCGGCAACTGTGCAAGCTGTGCGGGTTCCGCATGTGCGGTGAACCATCTGGCGCTGGCTGAGAAAGCGGCAGAGGAGGCGGCTAAGGCGGCGGCAGCGAAGAAAGCTGCGGCGGAAAAGGCCCTGGCAGCTAAGAAGGCAGCCGAGGAAGCGAAAGCGGAAGCCGAAGCTGCAAAAGAACCTGAGAAAACAGAATAGGAGGAATGGATAGATGAAAGAATTACTATTAATTGCCATCGGCTCAGCCCTGGTAAATAACGTTGTATTAAGCCAGTTCCTCGGTATCTGCCCATTCCTTGGCGTATCCAAGAAGGTAGAGACATCAGCAGGTATGGGTGTGGCCGTAATCTTCGTAATTACGATTGCATCCGCAGTGGCAAGCTTAATCTATGATAACATCCTGGTGCGTTTTGGTATGGAATACCTTCAGACCATCGTGTTTATCCTGGTTATTGCGGCTTTAGTACAGTTCGTAGAGATGTTCCTTAAGAAAAATATGGTTTCGCTGTATCAGTCGCTCGGTGTATACCTTCCCCTGATTACAACAAACTGTGCCGTTCTCGGCGTGGCATTAACAAACGTACAGAAAACCTACAACTTCGTAGAGAGCGTTGTCAACGGCGTCGGTATCGCAGTTGGTTTTACCATTGCAATCGTGCTTCTGGCCGGTGTGCGTGAGAGAATTGAGTTCAATGATGTGCCATACAACTTCCAGGGATCCCCGATTACGTTAATTACCGCAGGTCTCATGTCAATCGCATTTTTCGGATTTTCCGGATTAATTTAAGGGGGGAGACGAAGGATGAATATAACTGGAATTATTATTGCGGCGGTTATCGTAGGTCTCACCGGTATTATCATCGGTGTGCTCCTCGGAGTTGCCAGCGAGAAATTTAAAGTAGAAGTAGACGAAAAAGAAATCCTTGTCAGGGAAGAACTTCCGGGCAACAACTGCGGCGGCTGCGGCTTCCCTGGTTGTGACGGCCTTGCAAAAGCCATTGCCGAAGGTACGGCCCCAATCAACGCCTGCCCGGTCGGCGGCGCTCCCTGTGCCGAGAAAATCGCAGCCATCATGGGTGTGGAAGCCGGCAGCAGCGAGAAGATGGTAGCCTTTGTAAAATGTAAAGGCACCTGTGACAAGGCAAAATCACAGTATAACTATTACGGTATCAAGGACTGTAAGATGGCGGCCGTTGTTCCGGGTTCCGGTGACAAAGCCTGCACCTACGGATGTATGGGATTCGGTTCCTGTGTAACTGCCTGTCAGTTCGACGCGATTCACGTGATCGACGGCATTGCAGTCGTAGACAAAGAGAAGTGTGTGGCCTGCGGCAAATGTGTGGACGCCTGCCCGCAGCATCTTATTGAACTTGTTCCGTATAAGGCAGAGCACCTGGTACAGTGTAATTCCCACGATAAGGGACCGGCGGTCAAGGCAAAATGTGACAACGGCTGTATCGGCTGTACACTCTGTATCAAACAGTGCGAGGATGACGCCATTCATATGGATAACAACCTTGCGGTAATCGATTATGAGAAGTGTACCAACTGCGGCAAGTGCGCGGCGAAGTGCCCTGTAAAGATTATTAAATAAGAAAGCGGACGGTGAAGACGCAGCAATGCGCTTTCATTGAAGGCTGGGAATAACGGAAAGCACGCTCTGTGGGGCGTGCTTTTTGCTATCCCCTTCCCTATGATTGACCGCGGCCAAAGAATGAATTATAATGAAAGACAACTATGATGAAAAGAACAGTGCAACACCCGGAAACGCGATGAGCGGAGGAAGACGATATGACGGATACGGTAAATGATTATAAGCTTAAGGTGGACGAGCTGCGCAGGCTGATCCGGTCACGCAGGAATTTTGAACCGGCGGTTGAGCTGGCGCTTGAGATGCATTCGATTACACATACGGTAGTCCGCCGGACGGAACTACCGCCGTCTGCCGGTGCGGAACAGTGCTATGATAAGGAGGTTGGACATGGAACATAAACCGGGAGCGGATCGCTCACAGAAAAATAAGAAACAGAAAGAAACGCTTTTAAAAACAGTGGATGCGCTGGGAAAACTCAGGGCATCCCTCAAGGAGGCCGGATTCAATCCCAAGGAGCCGGATCTGAAAACCGCCTGGGAGGTATTTAAAAAATTTAACCGTCTCCGTTTTGACTGTTCCGACGACAGCCTGCTCTTTGAGACGGGAGTGTATGATGTGACGGGAGAAGATCAGTTTTATCTTTCCATGGTAAGGCAGTTTACCATAGAGGTGGATGGAGAGTACGATTATATGGAACAGATCCACCTGGATCTTATCTACCCGGCCGACGACCGGCTCGGCAGTCAGAATGAAACCCTCTGGACCTATGATTTTGACGATGATGTCCCGGCTTTCATTGCGGCAGTGGAAGAGTCCCCGGCATTTAGAATTCCGCCGGAAGAGTATCATGCCCTGGCGGCCGATATCTATCAGGATGAGATATAGAGAGTATCATGATGGTTTCATGGTTGGAGGATGCGCCATAATTATATTTGGAAAGCGGCAGCTGAATACGGAATTGGCGGAAAATGAATAAAATAAAGGTATCCGGCCAGACTAAGGGCAAAATATTCCCGGTCTGGCCGGATATTTTGATTTTTTACCGGCGGCCGGAAATAGGTAAAGGTACCCGCCGGTTTAAGAAATGTATATTTTTTCTATATTTGCAAAAATATATAATTTCTATAAAATTTATTGAATATCATGCCATGTTCCTGTATACTATTCGGGGGAAGTTTTCCCATGTATCAGAAACACCAGCCGATGAAAAAGGAAAGGATTCGAGAAACGTGAAGAAAAACGACAAGAACAACGGAAAGAACAGCATGGCGGCAGGGCTTGCCGGGGCAGGAATCATGATTGTACTGGCGGGAGGACTGATTGCGGTTTCAGGGCCTCTTTATAAATCCATAGCGGGCAGAAACCTGCCTGTGTCGGATGTGCCGATTTATAATGAAGGAACTTACGAGGGAAGTGCGAGAGGATACGGCGGACCGATTACCGTGACAGCCAGATTTTCAGAATACGGAATAGACGATGTGAAAGTGAACGCTCCGGATGAAACGCCGGAGATTGGAAAGGCGGCGGCCGTAAAGCTTTCAAAGGACATCTGGATGAAGCAGACCCACAGTGTGGACAGCGTATCCGGCGCCACGATGACCAGCAACGCGGTCAAGACGGCCATGGCAAACTGTGTGCGGGGAGCAGTGAAAGAGGGCACCGAACTGGCTGCGATTATTGAGCAGGAGGTTGCCCAGGAGAATGCCGAAAAAGCACTGCCCGAGGTGGCTGAGCTTTTGAAGGAGATAGAGGACGGAGCCTACGTTTACCGCGACGCCGAGCCGGATGAAAACGGTTTTTATAACGAAATCAGAATTGAAATAAGTGGAAATAAAATCACACAGCTCGTATGGGATGCCGTGCAGTCGGACGGAACGGGCAAAAGACAGATGTCCGAAGCAGGCGAGTATACGATGACGGAAAACGGTCCGAAGTGGTATGAGCAGGCGGACGAGCTGGCCCGTTATGTGATAGAGCACCAGACGACGGAAGGATTGATGAACGACGGAGGAACCTCCGATGCGGTTTCCTCGGTCAGCATCCATATCGGAGGATTTATTGACTGCCTGAAAAAATGCCTTCTTCTGGCAAAGGGCGACACCTCCCATATGAGCCTTGATGCGCTGCTGGCTGCTGCGGCCGACGGAGCGTATTCCTGGAAGAGCGGGCAGGCCGACGACAACGGATTCTGCGACACAATTTCCATGACGGTAAAGGATCATAAAATCATTGCTCTCAAATGGGATGCGGTGAATGCAGAGGGAGCCGGAAAAAGACAGCTTTCCGAAGAGGGTCAGTATACGATGACGGAAAACGGTCCGAAGTGGTATGAGCAGGCGGACATCCTGGCCGGATACCTGGTAGAGAACCAGACGGAGAAAGGCCTCCTTTCGGACTCCGGCTACGCAGGCGATGCGGTTTCCTCGGTCAGCATCTATGCGGGAGGATTTCTGGAAGCGGTGAAACAGTGCCTGCTGAATGGGCCTGTTTTATAATCAGATTAAAATGAAACAATTAATATAAACAAATAAAATAATTTAAGATAAGCAAATGCCCTGCAGAGACAGAATTCACTGTCCCAGCAGGGCATTTCTACCGGCTTCTGCGTCCGGTTTTTATCCGTTATTGACGTTCTTTAAGATAATCCTTCAGGGCGCGGCTGATAAATGCCGATGCGCCGGTTCCATATTTTTTGTCGGTCACCTCGGTAAAAGCGGGGGATGACACGTAAGTGTCGGCCATAAACTGCCAGTAGTTTTCTCCCATATCAACGCCCTGATTGCATTCCTCGGTGAAAGAAATGAGTTCTCCGGTAATCGCCATGATTTCCGCGGATGAAGTGTCTTTACTCAAATCGGCGGTCAGTCTTCTGGTGATTTCTTCGGTCTTTTCAACAAGGCCGTCCACCTCTTCCGGGGCGATGGGCGGGCCATCCGACAGGAAAGCCTGTAAATTTTTTTCCATTGCCTTTGTAAAATTTTCAATGCTTCCGAACTGTTTGACGGCCATTGCGGCAATTTCATCCCCGCGTGATTTTAAATCCAGGAGCATCTCGTCAAAGCGCTCCATGCCGCCCATCTGTTTTCCGATTTTTTCCGGTTCTGTTTTTTTAAATTCTTCCAGAACGGTGAAATACCGTTCCATATCAAAATTACTGAAATCCATACACGTTTCTCCTTTGATCAGCTTATCCAGCAGTCCCAACAGGGAAGTCAGCCTGTCGCGTTTCACCTGTATCAGTTCGCGCTGTTTTATGAAGGTTTCCGTTTTATCGAACCCGGGACTCTCCATGATCGCCTTGATCTCTTTCAGGGTAAAGTCGAGTTCCTTAAAAAACAGAATCTGCTGCAGTACCTCCAGCGCACGGTCATCATACAGACGGTATCCTGCATCCGTTACCTCCGATGGTTTGAACAGGCCAATCTCGTCATAAAACTGAAGGGCTCTTACGCTGACACCGGTCAGCGATGAAACCTGTTTTACAGTCATCATCTTATCTGCCTCCTGTTATTTGCGAATTAACTATCTGTCTGCTTATATACGATTTATATAGTTACTATCTGCATATTTACGGGCGAATCCTACCGGTATGATTCTTTGAAGATAGAGAGGAAGTTATGCATGTAACCTTCCTTCTGATATTACTATACAATATCACGATACGTGAGGGTCAATACCTGTTTTATATTTTGTAAAAAATAATGCGTGTTACCGTCATCCAGCCACAAAAATAGCAGCCGGATACAGCCCGGCTGCTCATCTTGTCGACAAACTATATTTTCCTTATATCAGGAGTTTGAGAGTGTAACCCTCATTTCAAATCACGTAGGTGGAATTCAGTTCCGCCGTAGTGCTGAACTGCCGATTTCTAGGGGCTTTAGCCCTTGCGCGAGGAAATCGGCAGTTCTTCCTTCGGTGACTAGAATTTATGGCGTTATGCCATAAATTCTACAGAGTGGCGACTTTGTCGACACTCTGGGCAGCAGGATACAGCCCGGCTGCTATTTTTCTATGAAACGCCGTTACGGATAAAGAACGCCTATTCCTGATCTTTGTAAATTTTCACCGGGCGTTCACTGATGTTACAGAGGTATACGACATAAGAATTCTCTGTGATTTTTTCCAGGTCAAACGCGTCGATTTTTTCCCCGCCGTCCCGGCCGATCAGCGTGACTGTGTCACCAATTTCCGTTTCTGGAATATCTGTGATATCTAAGAACGTCTGATCCATGCAGACGGAAATGATGGGGGCGCGTCTGCCGTGAATCAGCACATAGCCGCCCTTCTTGCCCAAATCCTCCAGATAGCCGTCCCCGTACCCGAAGCTGGCAATTCCGACTACGGTGTCGCGCTTTGCCGTAAAACTTCTCCAGTAGCCCATGCTCCTGCCGGCAGGGACGTATTTCTTGTTGGTAATAAATGTCTTCCAGTCCAGCACCGTTTCAAGGCCCAGACGGTTTTCCTCGTCGAGGCAGGGATCATAGCCCAGCCAGAGAAGGCCTGTCCTCACCATATTATAATGGGCTTTTTTGAACCGTACCGTGGATGGGGTATTGGTGGCATGGATGTAACGCGGCTGGATGCCTCTAGCCCGTATCTGCCCGACCGCCTCCTCAAAATCCCGGATTTGCTGTTCGGTAAATTCAGGGTTGGCCACCTCGGCCTCGCCGAAATGGGTGAAAACGCCCTCGATTTCCAGTCCCTGAAGCGGGAGGATGCCATCGAGGAGATCCTCAAGCTGCCTTCCCTTTTCTACGCCGATGCGCCCCAGCCCGGTGTCTATCTTTATATGGACGCGGGCTTTTTTTCCACTTTTCAAGGCCAGTCCGGACAGGAGGGCGGCATCCTGAGTGCGGAAGACCGGAAGAATGAGATCCTCCTGCACCGCGTAGGGCAGATTGTTGACCGGCACTCCTCCCAGCACCATAATCTCCGCGCGGTTTCCGGCTTCCCTTAGTGTCTGTGCTTCGCGCACCTGGGCTACGGCCAGCCTTCTGATCTTACATTCGCTTATCAGCCAGTCCGCGGTGCGGATCAGGCCATGACCGCATGCGTTTGCCTTCAGAACAGGCATAATTTCCACATCCGGCCCTACGTGTTTCCTGATTTTTTCCATATTGGACCTGATTTTCGTCAGGTCGATGGTAATGAATGAATTCCCCGTTTCGTTCATAATAATTCCTCCCCCATTTTGTGATTTTTCTGCCGTTCGAAGCGCGTTTTACCGTTTCCAACCGGTCACAGCCACTGCTTCAAAATCAGAACATGCGTCCATTATCTCACTGAGTTTGACAAAATACAATAAAAAACAGAAAAATCTGAAAAATATGTTAAAAAATGGACAATTTAACAGGGACAGAAAATTCTGTGTTGCTGGAATTTTCTGTCCCTGTTTCCGCCCTTATCGCCTGGTGCGGTGTGTTTTGCATCAATTTGATGAAGCTTTGTCCAGCGCGGTGCGGATTGCATTGACCAGCGCCTGTGAGGTATACTGGCTGCCCTCGGGATAGGATAGGTTTTCCAGCGACTGCGTCTGGCAGATCTGCTCGGAAAGCTGGGCGATTGACGGAGCCATCAGCGGGTACATCGTTGCGACCGAATCGCTGAGAGGGGAGAAGCTGATGGAATTGATATGATCCGCATCGACGGCTACTTCCACATTGACGTTCTGGCTGCCAAGGACGAGAGAGGCTGTGTATACGCCCGGTATGTACTGTACACTGTCGGATGCCGTCTGGGCAGCGTCCTTTTTCGGATGGAACATGATAAGGAATAACGTTACCAAAAGGATCCCAAGACCGATAAAGATGGCAGTGTAAATAATTTCCTTCATGCGCAGCACTACTATTTTTGTTTTAGAGCTCATAAAAAAGCCCTCCGGATTTGTTTATTACAATCTATTACCGAAAACATGTTTTTATGCAAAAAGCAGGAAGGTAGATGAAACAGGACGGGAAAAAGAGATGCCGAGGGCAGGAGGCGGGCGGAAGCTCCGCCGAAACAGCGTGATAAGGTTTTGTTTTGGGGGTGGATATGGTATAATGACCATAAAGGGGCATTATACCTGCGCATGGCGAGTTCTGCGTCCACCGCAGAAAATCGGGCGCTGAGTTCCGTCGGAGACACGTATTCACGAAGTGAATATGGTATAATGACCACAGACGATTCGAAACTATAGGAGGAAAGGGCAGAAAAGCATGACAGAACAGCAGAAAAAGGGGCAGATTTACATAATTGGAGTCATTGCGGGCGGAGCCGTTGCGGAACTGTGCACCGTTGCAATTTCGGTTAATATGATACGGATTATTCTCAGCTGCATTGTCTGGTATTTCCTTTACCAGGGACACAGGTGGGCTAAATACCTGCTGACTGCGCTGAACGGTATAGCGGCCGTATTCGGGGCCTTTACGGTGACGGAATTTGTGCTGGGAGGCATGGTTTCGTTTTATGTATGGGTATTGTTTTTTATTACGACGATCTACATGGTCAGTGTGCTAATCCTTGTGATGTCAAAGGATGCGAAGGCATTTCTTGACAGGAAGAGGAGTTGAAAAAATAAGTCGCGGCAGGCGGATGGCAGACGGGATTGGATGAGTCTCCGGCTTCCTGGTTGGCCGTTTCATGGAAAAATCCGGACCGATTTTTTGATGGTATTTGCATAGCAGCCGTCAAAGTAATGCGGCAGTCCTTATGGGGGCTGCCGTATTACTTTGGCGGTTTTTAACATAATTAAAAAACTTTTTTATTTATTTTTAATAATTGAAAAAAATTTCTTGACGTGATATAGTTTAATTAAGTTGTTATGAATGAGTATTACAAATAAGGTGAATGCGAGGGATTTGTATGAATCAGATGAATCAGGCAATTGTGGATCGGATTAAGGGGGGCTTAATTGTATCCTGTCAGGCGTTGAAAGAAGAGCCTCTGCACAGCTCCTATATTATGTCACGGATGGCGTATGCGGCGATGAAGGGAGGTGCGGTAGGAATCCGGGCCAATACAGTTGAGGATATTACGGAGATTAAAAAGACGGTGGACCTTCCGATTATCGGGATTATTAAGGAGGTGTACGGGGACTGCAGTGTGTATATTACACCTACGGTAAAAGAGGTTGACGCCCTCGTGGCATGCGGTGTGTCGATTATCGCGACGGATGCGACGGACTCCGCGAAAAGACCGCGCCCGGACGGAAGGTCACTGGATGATTTTTTCGGCGAGGTGCGTGAAAAGTATCCGGAGCAGTTATTTATGGCTGACTGCTCCAGCTATGAGGAGGGAATGCATGCGGCCGAGTTGG is part of the [Clostridium] symbiosum genome and encodes:
- a CDS encoding MerR family transcriptional regulator; its protein translation is MMTVKQVSSLTGVSVRALQFYDEIGLFKPSEVTDAGYRLYDDRALEVLQQILFFKELDFTLKEIKAIMESPGFDKTETFIKQRELIQVKRDRLTSLLGLLDKLIKGETCMDFSNFDMERYFTVLEEFKKTEPEKIGKQMGGMERFDEMLLDLKSRGDEIAAMAVKQFGSIENFTKAMEKNLQAFLSDGPPIAPEEVDGLVEKTEEITRRLTADLSKDTSSAEIMAITGELISFTEECNQGVDMGENYWQFMADTYVSSPAFTEVTDKKYGTGASAFISRALKDYLKERQ
- the alr gene encoding alanine racemase, which produces MNETGNSFITIDLTKIRSNMEKIRKHVGPDVEIMPVLKANACGHGLIRTADWLISECKIRRLAVAQVREAQTLREAGNRAEIMVLGGVPVNNLPYAVQEDLILPVFRTQDAALLSGLALKSGKKARVHIKIDTGLGRIGVEKGRQLEDLLDGILPLQGLEIEGVFTHFGEAEVANPEFTEQQIRDFEEAVGQIRARGIQPRYIHATNTPSTVRFKKAHYNMVRTGLLWLGYDPCLDEENRLGLETVLDWKTFITNKKYVPAGRSMGYWRSFTAKRDTVVGIASFGYGDGYLEDLGKKGGYVLIHGRRAPIISVCMDQTFLDITDIPETEIGDTVTLIGRDGGEKIDAFDLEKITENSYVVYLCNISERPVKIYKDQE
- a CDS encoding N-acetylmannosamine-6-phosphate 2-epimerase encodes the protein MNQAIVDRIKGGLIVSCQALKEEPLHSSYIMSRMAYAAMKGGAVGIRANTVEDITEIKKTVDLPIIGIIKEVYGDCSVYITPTVKEVDALVACGVSIIATDATDSAKRPRPDGRSLDDFFGEVREKYPEQLFMADCSSYEEGMHAAELGFDFVGTTMNGYTDYTAGVELPNIELMGRLAKECGRPVIAEGGIWMPDQLKAALNRGVWAVVIGSAITRPREITQRFVSAIK